The Vicia villosa cultivar HV-30 ecotype Madison, WI linkage group LG1, Vvil1.0, whole genome shotgun sequence genome includes a region encoding these proteins:
- the LOC131624874 gene encoding myosin-binding protein 1-like, whose translation MQTLLVFLHHHSVLEIYHKFLRFSLRFLVFVVMDFPSSFNFLTQASELGCGFVLLGSYFSRIFNFVGLVLIFGISVKILRFSRFSRFSRFSEILRFSEPRIRKVKAPVKVKRLDNQMRTKSMSMSRSRSAVRCDDGGMNVEEENLEDEVFDVMSLRKLVKMERQRYAAACAEIDKERVAASSAAEEAMAMILRLQSEKSAVEIEANQFRRMVEERQEYDREVIESLRWNVVELDSQKSFLEEQLGVFKERLREFMREDEIEQIEGEDFAREFCNFSVEYDLDESLNSLSH comes from the coding sequence ATGCAGACTCTACTGGTTTTTCTTCATCATCACTCTGTCCTTGAAATCTATCAtaagtttcttcgattttctCTTCGGTTTTTGGTTTTCGTTGTTATGGATTTTCCTTCGAGTTTCAATTTTCTCACGCAGGCTAGTGAGCTTGGTTGCGGATTCGTTCTTCTCGGAAGTTATTTCTCGAGGATTTTCAATTTCGTTGGTCTTGTGTTGATCTTCGGAATCAGCGTCAAGATTCTTCGCTTTTCTAGGTTTTCTAGGTTTTCCAGGTTTTCGGAGATTCTTCGATTTTCCGAGCCGAGAATTCGGAAGGTGAAGGCGCCGGTGAAGGTTAAGCGATTGGATAATCAGATGAGAACGAAATCGATGTCGATGTCGAGATCGAGATCTGCGGTGAGATGTGATGACGGAGGGATGAATGTGGAGGAGGAGAATTTGGAGGATGAGGTGTTTGATGTAATGTCGCTGAGGAAGTTGGTGAAAATGGAGAGACAGAGATATGCGGCTGCGTGTGCGGAGATTGATAAGGAGCGTGTGGCGGCTTCGAGTGCGGCGGAGGAGGCGATGGCGATGATATTGAGGCTGCAGAGTGAGAAGAGTGCGGTTGAGATTGAGGCGAATCAGTTTCGGAGGATGGTGGAGGAGAGGCAAGAGTATGATCGCGAAGTGATTGAGTCGTTGAGGTGGAATGTGGTTGAACTTGATTCGCAGAAGAGCTTTTTGGAGGAGCAGTTGGGGGTTTTTAAGGAGAGGTTGAGGGAGTTTATGAGAGAGGATGAAATTGAGCAGATTGAAGGCGAGGATTTTGCGAGGGAGTTTTGTAATTTCTCGGTTGAATATGATTTAGACGAGTCTTTAAATTCCCTTTCGCATTAA
- the LOC131624883 gene encoding pentatricopeptide repeat-containing protein At4g31070, mitochondrial: MILNLNLNHLTCNCMSFFTRRFLATVVPVTSPLDHIKSLVSKGLYNQTLEFFTQLHFSCHHFSFIPCVLPSVIKACSYTHSHAFGTQLHCLALIRGCNSDPVVSNSIISMYAKFSDIQSARQVFDTMPQRDPITWNSMINAYLQNGLLTEALQTLKDFYFLGFLPKPELLASVVSVCGRETGLGSRIGRQIHGLVIVDGRIQIKHSVFLSTAFVDFYLRCGDSLMARSVFDGMEVKNEVSWTALISGYVGNQDYDVALACFREMQVTGVNPNRVTLIALLADCTRPGFGKYGKEIHAYAFRRGFDSCHSLSSALINMYCECGESLHLAERIFEGSSLRDVVLWSSIIRSYARKGESDKALKFFNKMRTEETEPNYVTLLAVISACTNLSSLQHGCAIHGYILKFGFGFSIFVCNALINMYAKCGCLDDSRKIFLETPNRDSVTWSSLISAYGLHGCGEEALRLFHEMKERGVKLDAVTFLAVLSACNHAGLVTEGQQVFEEVNADCEIPITVEHYACLIDLLGRSGKLEDALEILRTMPMQPNARIWSSLVSACKLHGRFDIAELLSSRLIRSEPNNAANYTLLNMIYAEKGHWLDVEQVRENMKLQRLQKCYGFSRIEVG, translated from the coding sequence atgattctgaatctgaatttgAATCATTTGACATGCAATTGCATGTCATTCTTCACTAGAAGATTCCTAGCTACTGTGGTCCCTGTAACTTCCCCTTTAGACCATATAAAAAGCTTAGTTTCAAAGGGTCTTTATAACCAAACACTTGAATTTTTCACACAACTCCATTTCTCTTGTCACCATTTCAGTTTCATACCTTGTGTGCTTCCATCAGTCATCAAAGCATGTTCCTATACACACTCTCATGCCTTTGGCACACAGCTTCATTGCTTGGCTCTCATCAGAGGCTGCAACTCTGACCCAGTTGTCTCAAATTCCATTATATCTATGTATGCTAAGTTTTCGGATATCCAATCGGCACGCCAAGTGTTTGACACAATGCCTCAAAGAGACCCCATCACCTGGAACTCTATGATCAATGCTTATTTGCAAAATGGGTTGCTTACAGAAGCTCTGCAAACGTTGAAAGATTTCTACTTTCTTGGTTTTCTTCCCAAGCCGGAGCTGTTAGCTAGCGTGGTATCCGTGTGTGGGAGGGAAACAGGTTTGGGTTCGAGAATAGGAAGGCAGATTCACGGTCTTGTTATTGTTGATGGGAGGATACAAATTAAACATTCCGTTTTTCTGTCAACGGCGTTTGTGGATTTCTATTTAAGGTGTGGTGACTCTTTGATGGCTCGAAGTGTGTTTGATGGGATGGAAGTGAAAAATGAGGTTTCGTGGACTGCGTTGATATCTGGTTATGTCGGTAATCAAGATTATGATGTAGCTTTAGCATGCTTTAGAGAAATGCAGGTTACGGGAGTTAACCCGAATAGAGTTACGTTGATTGCACTTTTAGCTGATTGTACAAGGCCAGGTTTTGGTAAGTATGGAAAAGAGATTCACGCGTATGCTTTCCGTCGTGGGTTTGATTCATGTCATAGTCTTTCATCGGCTCTCATTAACATGTATTGTGAATGCGGAGAATCACTGCACCTTGCTGAACGGATTTTCGAAGGGTCTAGTTTAAGGGATGTGGTGCTATGGAGTTCAATCATAAGGAGCTATGCTCGAAAAGGAGAAAGCGACAAGgctttgaaattttttaataaaatgagaACTGAGGAAACTGAACCAAACTATGTAACTTTATTGGCAGTGATATCTGCATGCACAAACTTATCTTCATTACAACATGGTTGTGCAATCCATGGCTATATCTTGAAATTTGGATTCGGTTTTAGCATCTTTGTGTGCAATGCACTTATAAATATGTATGCTAAATGTGGCTGTCTAGATGATTCTCGCAAGATATTCCTCGAAACACCGAATAGAGATTCCGTTACATGGAGTAGTTTGATTAGCGCCTATGGCCTTCATGGATGTGGAGAAGAAGCTTTACGGCTTTTTCATGAAATGAAAGAGAGAGGAGTTAAGCTTGACGCAGTCACATTTCTTGCAGTTTTATCTGCGTGCAATCACGCTGGCCTTGTCACAGAGGGACAACAAGTGTTCGAGGAAGTAAATGCAGATTGTGAAATTCCAATCACTGTAGAACATTATGCATGCCTGATTGATCTTCTTGGACGGTCGGGGAAACTTGAAGACGCGTTGGAAATACTGAGAACGATGCCTATGCAACCGAATGCAAGAATATGGAGCTCTCTTGTATCGGCTTGTAAGCTTCATGGAAGATTTGACATAGCAGAGTTACTATCATCTCGGCTTATAAGATCAGAACCGAATAATGCTGCTAATTACACATTGTTGAATATGATTTATGCTGAGAAGGGTCATTGGCTTGATGTAGAACAAGTGAGGGAAAACATGAAACTACAAAGATTGCAAAAATGCTATGGATTCAGCCGCATTGAGGTAGGATAA